The sequence ggggggtcccaggcgggTCGGGGGGCTCCTgcacatgggggtcctgggggggtcccaccttgttggggggggttctggggggtcctggggggtcccagccctctgGGGAGTGTCTGCAGGTctcgggggggggtcccaccttgtCGGGGGGGTCCCACCTTGTTGGGGGTTCCTgcacatgggggtcctgggggggtcccaccttgtcgggggggtcccaggcgggTCGGGGAGCTCCTgcacatgggggtcctggggggtcccagccctctgGGGAGTGTCTGCGGGTCTCggggggggtcccaccttgtcgggggggtcccaggcgggTCGGGGGGCTCCTgcacatgggggtcctgggggggtcccagccctctgGGGAGTGTCTGCGGGTCTCggggggggtcccaccttgtcgggggggtcccaggcgggTCGGGGGGCTCCCACCccccgccgggggggccgggggggtctccccctcgcccccccctcACCGCTTGAAGCGGTAGGTgatgggcagcagcagtttgctcTTCTTGAGGGCCTGCACCTTCTGCAGGGTGTCGGGGTCCAGGGCGAGGAAGCAGCGGCGCGAGTACTCCAGGAGCCGCTCCTTGGAGGGGTCGAACTCCCCCACCTCCGCCAGCTTCTCGggggccaccagcagcagctcggCGATGGGGGTGGTCAGCGCCACCGTGTTGCGGTCGACGCGGTGGTGCTCGAAGGCGCGGCTCATGCTCTTCAGCTTCTGGAAGGTGGTCAGGATCTTCTTGTAGCGGGAGAGGACCCCGTCGGCGTCCTtcactgcggggggcggggggcgggggatggggacacggggataggagggggtgggggacacggggatggggacacggggatggggacacggggataggaggggatggggacacggggatggggacacggggatggggacacggggataggagggggtggggacacggggatggggacacggggataggagggggtggggacacggggatggggacacggggataggagggggtggggacacggggatggggacacggggataggagggggtgggggacacggggatggggacacggggatggggacacggggataggaggggatgggggacatggggatggggacacggggataggagggggtgggggacacggggataggaggggatggggacacggggatggggacacggggataggaggggatggggacacggggatggggacacggggataggagggggtgggggacacggggatggggacacggggataggagggggtgggggacacggggatggggacacagggatggggacacagggacatggggacacaggcacaggggacatggggatgggggacaggggacacgggacaggggacgggggacacggggatgagggacacagggacatggggatgggggacaggaggacatggggacatggggacagggaacaCGGGGACAGGAGGACACGGGGATGGAGGACAggaggacacggggacacggggatgggggacacggggatggggacatggggacatggagacacagGGATGACGGACAgtaggacatggggacacagggacaggacatggggacacggacAGGAGGACACAGGGACGGGAGGACGGGgaacaggggacacggggacggggacacggggatgtggggatggggaggagagggatggggacacggggacaggcgtggggggacacgggccAGCGCCGGGGGGGGGACAGAAGAGACAGCGTCACCTCCAGCCATGGCCACCGCCGCGGGGGGACCTCGGGGACGTGGTGgcctggggggtcctggaggggacCGGGGTGACCctgcggggtctgggggggggtcccagtgtccccagaggGTCCCAGagtccccagggggtccccataGGTCCTGGGAGACTCAGGGgggtcccagtgtccccagaggGTCCCAGCgggtcccagtgtccccagggggtcccggtgtccccagtgtccccagggtctCACCCCGCTGCCGCTCGCGGGTCCGGGCTTTGCCGACGCGGCGCCGGGTGACGCCGCTTTTGGGTTTCTGCCGCCGCCGGTCGCCGGCGCCGCCGTCCTCGGAGGGGCCGAGGGAGGAGGTGACGCTGTCGTTGTCCGTCACCTCCCCGTTGCGGGggtcccccgcgtccccccgccgcggcgccgtCTTCCCCCGGCCGTGCTCCTCTGCGGGCAGCGCTCAGCGCCGGGGGGACCCGGCCACCCCCCGACGTCCCCCGGATccccgtccctgtgtccccccgtgtccccccagaccCCACGTCCCCCTGCCCCTCCGTGTACCCCCGTGCCCCACgtccttgtcccctgtcccccatccctgttccctccgtgtccccccagactccttgtccccctgtccccatgtcccccccagacctcctgtcccccccaagacccctgtccccatgtcccccctgtccccatgtcccccccagacctcctgtcccccccaagacccctgaccccatgtcccccctgtccccatgtcccccccagacctcctgtcccccccagaccccctgaccccatgtcccccccaaacctcccgcccccccaaccccccgtccccctgtccccctgtcccccccaaacctcccgccccccccaagccccctgtccccatgtcccccatgtcccccccaaacctcctgtcccccccaagccccctgtccccatgtcccccccaaacctcctgtcccccccaagccccctgtccccatgtccccccaaacctcctgtccccaagtccccccagaccctgtgccctgagcatcccccacatcccctccacgtcccccctgtgtccccccgtttcccccccacgtcccccccgtgtcccccagaccccaaatccccttgtcctcctgtccccacgtccccaggtccccccagacCCCGTACCCTGAGcatcccccacgtcccctccatgtcaccccccgtgtcccccaccatgtccccccatgtcccccagacTCCAAATCCCCTTATCCCCAAGTCCCCCCAGACTCCCCAGACCCCGTGCCCCGAGcatcccccgtgcccccccccgcgtcccccccccgtgtcccccccgcgtCCCCTCACCGTCCCCCCCGCGGGCGCCCGAGATGAACTTGTCGAGCTGGCAGCGCAGGAAGTCCCGCTCCTCCTCCAGGTCCTCGATGCGCTTCTGCAGCCAGGCGTTGCGCTCCAGGGCCAGGTGCAGCTGCGCCCGCGccccggggggctctgggg comes from Calonectris borealis unplaced genomic scaffold, bCalBor7.hap1.2 HAP1_SCAFFOLD_93, whole genome shotgun sequence and encodes:
- the CCDC106 gene encoding coiled-coil domain-containing protein 106 isoform X2; this encodes MAERRRRPVKKDEEAFEISIPFEEPPHVEPPIFYSLSPPQSSFEEPPGARAQLHLALERNAWLQKRIEDLEEERDFLRCQLDKFISGARGGDEEHGRGKTAPRRGDAGDPRNGEVTDNDSVTSSLGPSEDGGAGDRRRQKPKSGVTRRRVGKARTRERQRVKDADGVLSRYKKILTTFQKLKSMSRAFEHHRVDRNTVALTTPIAELLLVAPEKLAEVGEFDPSKERLLEYSRRCFLALDPDTLQKVQALKKSKLLLPITYRFKR
- the CCDC106 gene encoding coiled-coil domain-containing protein 106 isoform X3, with the protein product MRSGRPAEVPGGSGGAGGVPAMAERRRRPEPPGARAQLHLALERNAWLQKRIEDLEEERDFLRCQLDKFISGARGGDEEHGRGKTAPRRGDAGDPRNGEVTDNDSVTSSLGPSEDGGAGDRRRQKPKSGVTRRRVGKARTRERQRVKDADGVLSRYKKILTTFQKLKSMSRAFEHHRVDRNTVALTTPIAELLLVAPEKLAEVGEFDPSKERLLEYSRRCFLALDPDTLQKVQALKKSKLLLPITYRFKR
- the CCDC106 gene encoding coiled-coil domain-containing protein 106 isoform X1; translation: MRSGRPAEVPGGSGGAGGVPAMAERRRRPVKKDEEAFEISIPFEEPPHVEPPIFYSLSPPQSSFEEPPGARAQLHLALERNAWLQKRIEDLEEERDFLRCQLDKFISGARGGDEEHGRGKTAPRRGDAGDPRNGEVTDNDSVTSSLGPSEDGGAGDRRRQKPKSGVTRRRVGKARTRERQRVKDADGVLSRYKKILTTFQKLKSMSRAFEHHRVDRNTVALTTPIAELLLVAPEKLAEVGEFDPSKERLLEYSRRCFLALDPDTLQKVQALKKSKLLLPITYRFKR